Sequence from the Metopolophium dirhodum isolate CAU chromosome 2, ASM1992520v1, whole genome shotgun sequence genome:
gaccaatttttattttcttcataGCTGAAAAAGACCTTTCACATGTACTAGAATAAATCGGTATAGTGAGAGACaaagataaaaaaagtatataaatttggatatacttttaaatctacaactaatataatttcctctaaatcaaaattcaattttttacatgtaaaacagttttttgaaaCCAAAATTTCTGAATGAAGGTCGAAGAGCATCTACATCCACATTTACAAGaccctaaaaataaaacaataggtatatttatctaaatgaaacaaatataaattcaatctTAAGCAAtagaatattttctttataatgtTCGATGAAATATTTACTCTGGTCATAGTTCAGTTTATGAAAACTATCAATAGATGAAACCATATTTAAACTTTCAGgtgagaatattttttttaagttagtaATAATGCAatctataatttgataataatcaGTGCAACTCTTACGATAAATATCTGTAAAATATcccatagttattttttttttattttgataatatttttattaggtagatttaagaatgaatatatttaaaaacttaggggGCTTAAATAAAACTAGGGGGGCTAAGCCTCCCTAGACCCCCCTCAATTGCGCCTATGGCATCGGTGTTCAGACGAGTTCGGCTGCAGGCGATGCACCCGCAGAGATCGGTTCACGCCGTCTGCCGCCTCATCGGAGCTATTGCATGGTTTCAGAGTCCAGGAACTGTACTTTGATGGTTTTTACGGTTCTGATTACCAATTTTCAACCAGATATCTTAACATTTGCTTAAGACTAAATAaggaaaaatatacaaatcacTGTCACACGTAAGGAAGTAGTAGTTGTTTCCGTTTCAAATAAGAAACCgaaattaatcttaaaaaaccTTTCCATAAAAGTAAAAGTATCGGTTCTGGTAAAGTTCcggttttcaaattaatttaaaaaagggttccggtatacaattaatttaaataagggttTTTGTGAGGTTCCGGTTCCAAAACCGGTCCTTTTCGGTAAGGTTCCAGTCCTCGTTTCAAACGATTCGCTGGCGGTCGACCTATTGCAGCAGGAGCATGTTTCATTCGAGCAGCCTGTGAGTGCAGGAACTACCAAAATCGTTATGGCCAATTACGCCAGTCCTGCATTTCGAATCTCGGTCACGggtggcacttctctccgggcaGACACCTGTCTGGAGAGAGAGGTCGCCACCCCCCGACCGGGCATAACCTAACCTACGAATgcccaaatcaaaaatgttgccaaaaacaaacacacacgtgtaaacaaaatctacagtaccctcccccacagtaccacaggctaatgaccttagTAGTTGAAGCCTTATTGCCTTAgcccttaaccctaataaaaaatattaattaattaattattacaatattaagatCTGAGGACAACAACTAGACATCTcctatcaatacaatttttcagGAGGCACtttaaactgtttttaaaattaacaaaacgtatatttagATCTAACTTAAATTCGTATTAGTAGAAGCCAGTGACAAgttgttaaaatcaaattttttttgtttaaaaaaaaaacaaaactaggAGATGTATTGTTGTTGCACTAAGAAATGATATACATATTCGTTACGAGTaagaataatgttattaatatgaaaaaagtgtaggtatacttacataCATCATTGTTAAAAATCACTTATTTTCaaaggaaataatatttatttttcataacgtacctacttattatcTCAAAACCAAATAATAGAACTTGGAGGTATTGTCTTGTTGCACTAAAATCAAAACCAGATAGGTATCTCCATTCATATGATATCTTTGTATTTAACAGTCGGATttgtctaattttattattgcacCAAGCGAagcaggttttttttttgattatgtacaatcaaaatctaatttttaccaaaatatagAGATGTCTTGTTGTTACCCCCAGATAATACTAGTTTAATTGTAtcattgtttttgtaatttttttttaggtactgCGGCGTACCTACTGCACATGAAAGTATAAAGATAAAGTATGTAGATAAATATTGACTgtgaacttataatataatctgaaaGGTTATAGGTATTACgcataatttaatacataaatacatatggGAGTAGGAAAAAAAGTCTAgatttattatcaatacaaataatataaggtaaattaataataatatgtaatataatttaaaattaataatactgaaaaataattagttaatttaacaaattaacgATATAAGAATGtagcaaatataatttaaaactaataatttgttaatattcattTCGTTTAAGAATACAGTGGtcaatgttaattaaaaattctttcaCTGATATTTCATTATCGGCCATTCTAGATCTTAAGGATCTTAAACGTTCACCGGTATGGTGGTGTTACCAAACTTCCGTCTTTTGGTGCTGAAATACCTTATCCTAATTAGTACACCGCTTTTTTAGCTCTATCTTATCCTTCCTTACTCTTCACGCATTTTAGAAAGGGTGCGTGTGTCCAACAAGATGTGTAAACGGTTGTTCTAACTTTCGTAAATATTGGTAGTACGATGTTGACAGTATATTGTAGTTTAATGAACGttacatatttgaatatttctataatagaaataacagtttttattttaaaatgttttattcatatCTTTTACTGACTTTTTATAGTACCATTGACGTATGTGAAAtctaatgaaaaatgtttgtacatttATCGacaaaaaggtaaaaaaaaaatgttggcaaTAGTAGGTACGTTTTGGATTTACACTccacttattaatatatacagcaGATTAGAATCCttgacatgaaaaaaaaaaataaatattcacctAACTCATATTATATGGACGTAATGATGTATCGatcgtaattattatgtagttactagttaaataattacgtaatgaaaacggtatattatattattattttttttttttattatttttacttattcttCAAGACTGAACCAGTATGAATTATACAATCAAAAGGTCAGTATGAAGTTGGAACACTGCACTgctctaaatatatatactgtCATTCAGATCGTTTATTTGCTGAAGCAACGTGTGTTACTGCAGTATACACTACTTGTGGCGTGGTTAAGTgatttattgtgaataaaatatattcgacAGTTATTTTATCCGGACAAAAGAAATGGATCGTTGGACTGACAGAGTCGTATTGGTGACTGGAGCTAGTTCAGGGATCGGACGGTCAATCGTGGTCGAACTGTCCAAATACCCTTTGAAAATCGTCGCTGTGGCTCGGAGAATCAACTTGTTACAAGTATTGCTAGAACGACGTTCCCTTATAGTCatatagaacataataatattattactaaacataGTATCAAATATGTAAACAATGTTAAACTATTGATTGGTATCTATTAGGATTTAGAGAGTGGTTAaaccattatatatattattacacctcTTCTATTTTTCCTTTTGTTATATTGGCATTTTGCTGACCATTTAGGCTTATGCAATCAACTGTCTCTATGGCTCTATATCATTCACAAGTATATCTAATTCAAAAAACCAATAACATGCATTCACAGATAATTTCTTACCTTTATTTTTGATActcattttaacattaaaatttgaAGCTAGTTGGAGCACAACATTGGTTCAACTGAACAcaaatttggtatgttgtatatttgtaagacggaggtAACACATGGGTGTGTGTAATGGTAGCTTTTTAAGAACTTCTCCGACTAAATTCGTTacttacatacaattattttataatctatttcTTTTTTGCCCAAATATTCCAAAGTCATCACACTAGtaagtaatataagtataaatgtataatacacttgaaacaataaatattttatttaagaatgtAATAAATCATTAGGTTATTATGATAACAGtacggtttaaaaaaaaaaaaaatacaaaaactagtataaaattaaattttggtaggtattatgactatgtaaatttgaacttcaaaattGCATATAGTTATatcacttatataatatcaactataGAGTGCTCGGCAGTTGATGAGATttccaaaattcaaaacttcTGCGATttgttatgatttaatattttttaacattgaaccATAAAGTTAACGAAATATTAATTACCATCTTGAATCCGTCTCCTACGTACAGGAACTTTCCGACGAGTTACAGTCATCTGTGGCTAAAATCTACCCGGTTCAATGTGATTTGACTCGCGAATCGGAAATATTGAATATGTTCAAGTGGATCGAAACCACCATCGACCAAGGAGTGTCGGTCATGATCAATAATGCCGGCACAATGATTAAAAGCAAAATTTTGGGTgcgtatataagtaatataatattatgtagtatgtactgCAGCTTAGGCAATAGGCACTGTGCAGCACCAGGGGTTTAGTTTTATTGTGAAAGGGGTGGGGGTCAAGGGCAGTTTAATTTGCCCTGGAGTGAGCTTTAaaagaaattcaaatatttttaatacatttatgatcCTATATAAGCAGATATGTacataggtatatctatatattattttaaaaaatcaaattctacaaaaataaatttaaaatattcacctaCAAGAAATTAAATGCCATTAACTTAACATGCagtatgaatatttttgtaagctGAAGCGCTTTGTAACTCAATCTTCCAAACTCCAAGTCAAGacgtatgtatttattttctgttGATAGCCATAGTATATTTTACATCAATATTGTGGGGTATGGTATTGGtggttacaaattattaaagtatcttataatattttacaatattttgtggGAATTTACGTAGATCAAATTGCGTGTGGCtgataaagattaaaaataatgcatttaagTCGGGTTTTATTTTTGGTGCGTGTAAGTTGCGCTAACTTACAGTAGTAAACTAACATATATTGcacgtttttacttaatttacttACCTAGTTACCTAATGTATATCTTGATGAAATTGTTTGGTATGGCCATATACCATAAGTGATCAGTGATCAGTGATCAGTGATCGAAAAATACGAAAGTACTAAGAAAttgatgttaaataaatataacaaaaatacgtTTTGTTACCTAAATATCTgggtttaaaatcatttaatttaaagctCATGTTTCAGACGGTGAAACAAATGACTGGAGATATTTGTTCGATCTCAACGTTATAGCAGTAACTACATGCTGCAGGGAATCACTCAAATCGatgaataaatatgatattatagatggacacattataaatataaacaggtAGAGTACCTATAAATTGAGAATAAGCATAACACTTATCATTTTAACACCTAACCAATGTATGatgttaattgtatttaagaTTTACtggttatatataggtaccactaaaatatatattcagatattctatatacttttatttgaaataaataatttatttaaacaagtaTTGTGATAGTATAGACATTTAAACATgctttgatttaataatttaaaaataaatattatatgtattttgactacattaaataacacaaattacaatcaataatcaatatttaatactatatttgtataggttatatattatttaattatttaactgtattcatattgtatacctactcagTATTCTTAATAATTTCTCTGTTAATGTTATCATGCAGTGCAACTttgtataaactaaaaaagaGGAAAACCCGTAATCTGAttggtaggtattttttttagcaCCGCTGGGTACACAATGCTACCACTCTCGGGACAGAAAGTGTACAATTCGTCGAAAACTGCACTTACGTATTTGACTGAAGGGCTTAGACACGAACTTGCTCATGCTGGGTCGAAAATCAAAGTAACTGTAAGTCTCAAGAATAGTTGTGGTTAAAAACCatgtttgtaaaatttttatctGTGGGCACGAAATTTAAATACCTGTaggtttaatacattttaaacagtaataataattagtaaaggGCCTGGAGTGGCTCGGTGGTTGGCCTCAGTCACTTACGTGTTCTGAGTTCAAGCATCGGCCGGCGTCGCTAGATCCCGGTTTGGTGACCACCTGGGTTTTTAGTGACGAATCCTAGCCCCACGTATACGTGTTTCTCAACCAACCGTaaccccaataataaaattctAATGGCTATAGTTGCCGATGCTTAAGGTCagaaagtgggtaagtggatgtcgctctgatttacagtaggttacaagtgggtcactgtaatggatggtgttgaatttgaattcaatgatatataatatcattgtataagaaaaacgattctgagcgaaaaccgtttgtcagcctattatattactaagcatatttgttgatattattgtgaataaagtaatttacatGGAACCTCAATCctattagctataaaagttggacattttatacatttttaactacaaaataattattaaattttaaatttgataaattttgtcaaaattcgaactttaaatgcttaaaaaaaaaaattgtgcctatgtatttttaataatttttaactgctattgtaacaatatatcaggagccttgcattaaattttcaagcttttttacctaacaaat
This genomic interval carries:
- the LOC132939737 gene encoding dehydrogenase/reductase SDR family member 11-like, with the protein product MDRWTDRVVLVTGASSGIGRSIVVELSKYPLKIVAVARRINLLQELSDELQSSVAKIYPVQCDLTRESEILNMFKWIETTIDQGVSVMINNAGTMIKSKILDGETNDWRYLFDLNVIAVTTCCRESLKSMNKYDIIDGHIININSTAGYTMLPLSGQKVYNSSKTALTYLTEGLRHELAHAGSKIKVTSINPGKVNSEAVGSVGGNKKSNLSMKPERVASMVIVALTQPTDIVIGELTVLSVGETMQTYPPPIISLK